A window of Argopecten irradians isolate NY chromosome 14, Ai_NY, whole genome shotgun sequence contains these coding sequences:
- the LOC138307646 gene encoding beta-1,3-galactosyltransferase 1-like, with the protein MVTSRWTSGMECRYVTHTFFTNSWRKWKKRSVTENSTWTERHKTKEADASVNLTFEPPFTYYMPSIHPLHIDLRTLVQRHIKNGVPFPVSPINPHPYKYIHRPPQCEFNTSKDNLTIMVLIKSYTKHSVQRYAIRETWGKANLYPNVKVAFLLAEANNFQRYVESEVSLYNDVIQEDFTDNYWNNTIKTIMGFNWVTSYCPTAKIVIFADDDHLLHMGNIMAFLRRISSDKMKTLYAGYLIEDGLVNRGKNSSTIPVTEYPYPTWPPYLRGGSFLMSLEVAKSFATAFPYVKSLPVDDAYLGIVAYKLNIAALHDNRFMQKRERLKRYRKTHFSFNDYKTRERLVAAWNTISLPDTAQFIKQKQYIDKSSGKSRIRISNKYS; encoded by the coding sequence ATGGTGACCAGCCGGTGGACTTCCGGTATGGAATGTCGATATGTAACCCATACATTCTTCACGAATTCATGGAGAAAATGGAAAAAGAGAAGTGTCACAGAAAATAGTACATGGACTGAAAGACACAAGACAAAAGAGGCGGATGCTTCAGTAAATTTGACATTTGAACCaccatttacatattatatgcCCAGTATTCATCCGCTTCATATTGATTTGAGAACATTAGTTCAGCGTCACATTAAGAATGGCGTACCTTTTCCCGTGTCTCCCATCAACCCTCATCCTTACAAATACATCCATCGTCCACCGCAGTGCGAGTTCAACACATCAAAGGACAATTTAACAATCATGGTATTAATCAAATCGTATACCAAACATTCTGTTCAGCGTTACGCCATCCGCGAGACCTGGGGAAAGGCAAATCTCTATCCAAATGTAAAAGTTGCATTCCTTTTGGCTGAAGCCAATAATTTCCAACGTTACGTAGAGTCTGAAGTTTCGTTGTATAATGACGTTATACAAGAGGATTTCACTGATAACTACTGGAATAACACTATTAAGACAATAATGGGGTTTAATTGGGTGACGTCATACTGTCCCACAGCTAAAATCGTCATATTTGCTGATGATGACCATTTGCTCCATATGGGAAATATCATGGCGTTTCTCCGTAGAATCTCTTCggataaaatgaaaacattgtaTGCCGGATACCTGATAGAAGACGGGTTGGTAAACAGAGGTAAAAATAGCTCAACAATACCCGTCACCGAGTACCCgtatccaacatggccgccgtATCTAAGAGGAGGTTCATTTTTAATGTCACTGGAAGTGGCGAAATCGTTCGCGACGGCTTTTCCCTATGTGAAGTCACTTCCGGTTGACGATGCTTACTTAGGCATTGTAGCCTATAAACTAAACATAGCCGCTTTACATGATAATAGATTTATGCAGAAAAGAGAACGACTCAAAAGGTACAGGAAGACCCATTTTTCTTTTAATGACTATAAGACTCGTGAAAGACTCGTCGCAGCATGGAACACCATTTCACTTCCGGATACTGCCCAgtttatcaaacaaaaacagTACATCGATAAATCCTCTGGGAAGTCAAGAATACGTATTTCAAATAAGTACTCGTGA